One Anthonomus grandis grandis chromosome 13, icAntGran1.3, whole genome shotgun sequence DNA segment encodes these proteins:
- the LOC126743712 gene encoding potassium/sodium hyperpolarization-activated cyclic nucleotide-gated channel 3-like encodes MFSGISEKMPSDINPRNRNLECFTISKTNPLTINYFRSHVAIDNEKERHLENFPYTIHPLSKFCEYYSAYCFFLYVTLIVLKSYDFAFTRIKCEDPYSKNIGILATGITFDCLAILNMILQCFIGYAQKDLNIELSLQKILLRNFLSGHIFCDLFSSIPRIAMIRTHTYTFFILNTMQLLKLRRITSIVRLIRPTFQLLKIKSPVKKFVIVFFLFVFMLIHLMTCIFLGIARYRFKIMSMMYNSTTFLKRITGRGTFANVTFLERSNLIQYLVAWFKNVQNVMLINTSDIKSASRSIINMEEQIVSIINYLVGKLLVCVIWIVMLYVFAAKWQLRTKFEEIMTELNKYMLSKQFPLELKSRIITYYEYKYQKLFFNEFVTTSLLSETLKKEIDVFLCKSLIQEISIFSQVSAKHLKHIISNLVPRIYLPGDLIIQAGTYGDCMYIIESGTVAVFSPSGKEMCHLYDNAYFGEVSLLFKKKKRSATVVAIEVSRMYELNKKEFNRCFKNKTNKKIYMSIIKLAERRLKETSVSELQMKEAKILAELKA; translated from the coding sequence atgttttctGGTATAAGCGAGAAAATGCCGTCTGACATCAACCCAAGAAACCGTAACCTGGAGTGTTTTACCATAAGCAAGACGAACCCCTTAacgataaattattttagaagtCATGTGGCCATTGACAATGAAAAAGAAAGACACTTGGAAAATTTTCCTTATACAATTCACCCGCTTAGTAAGTTTTGTGAATATTACAGTGCCTATTGTTTTTTCCTATACGTTACGCTTATAGTGTTAAAGTCATACGATTTTGCTTTTACACGAATAAAATGTGAGGATCCATATAGTAAAAACATTGGTATATTAGCTACTGGAATTACTTTTGACTGTTTAGCCATTTTGAATATGATATTACAGTGTTTTATTGGATACGCTCAGAAAGATCTGAATATTGAGTTATctctacaaaaaatattactgaGAAACTTTCTAAGTGGGCACATTTTTTGTGACTTATTTTCTTCCATTCCGAGAATAGCCATGATCAGAACTcatacatatacattttttattttaaacacgatgcagcttttaaaattaagaagaatCACGTCAATAGTTCGTTTGATACGTCCAACGTTTCAGCTATTGAAAATCAAGTCGCCAGTAAAAAAGTTtgtaatcgttttttttttatttgtttttatgctAATCCATTTAATGACTTGTATCTTTCTTGGAATAGCTCGTTATAGATTCAAAATTATGAGTATGATGTATAATTCTACAACCTTTTTAAAGCGGATAACCGGAAGAGGCACTTTTGCAAATGTCACTTTTTTGGAAAGATCAAATTTAATCCAGTACTTAGTGGCATGGTTTAAAAATGTTCAGAATGTAATGCTTATTAATACTAGCGACATAAAGTCTGCATCAAGATCAATTATAAATATGGAAGAACAAATAGTATCCATAATCAACTATTTAGTGGGAAAATTGTTAGTATGTGTAATATGGATTGTAATGCTGTATGTGTTTGCTGCTAAATGGCAGCTACGAACTAAGTTTGAAGAAATAATGacagaattaaataaatatatgttatcAAAACAATTTCCACTAGAATTAAAAAGCAGAATAATCACCTACtatgaatataaatatcaaaaattatttttcaatgaaTTTGTAACTACCAGCTTGTTGTCAGAAACACtgaaaaaagaaatagatgTATTTCTTTGCAAGTCCTTAATTCAAGAAATATCAATATTCTCGCAAGTATCTGCTAAACATCTAAAACATATTATTTCAAACTTAGTACCTCGCATTTACCTCCCAGGTGATTTAATCATTCAAGCTGGCACATATGGAGATTGCATGTACATTATTGAATCTGGAACTGTTGCCGTATTTTCACCCTCCGGAAAGGAAATGTGTCATTTATACGATAATGCTTATTTTGGAGAAGTgtctttactttttaagaagaaaaaaaggtCTGCCACCGTCGTTGCTATAGAAGTATCAAGAATGTATGAGCTAAACAAAAAGGAGTTTAATAGATGCTTTAAGAATAAAACCAACAAGAAGATCTATATGAGTATCATTAAGTTAGCAGAAAGAAGACTTAAAGAAACCAGTGTGAGTGAGTTACAGATGAAGGAAGCGAAGATTCTAGCCGAACTTAAAGCCTAA